The Ranitomeya imitator isolate aRanImi1 chromosome 3, aRanImi1.pri, whole genome shotgun sequence genome has a window encoding:
- the LOC138671816 gene encoding octapeptide-repeat protein T2-like: MGDTRGGKHSSRCQRVRGCQRVRGCQRVRGCQRVHECQRVRGCQRVRGCQRVHECQRVRGCQMVRGCQRVRWSQRVRGCQRVRGCQRVRECQRVRGCQSPGWVYRDAETHRTPPGAQHRWRNPEPGI; encoded by the coding sequence ATGGGGGACACGCGGGGAGGAAAGCACAGCAGCAGGTGTCAGAGGGTCCGCGGGTGTCAGAGGGTCCGCGGGTGTCAGAGGGTCCGCGGGTGTCAGAGGGTCCACGAGTGTCAGAGGGTCCGCGGGTGTCAGAGGGTCCGCGGGTGTCAGAGGGTCCACGAGTGTCAGAGGGTCCGCGGGTGTCAGATGGTCCGCGGATGTCAGAGGGTCCGCTGGAGTCAGAGGGTCCGCGGGTGTCAGAGGGTCCGCGGGTGTCAGAGGGTCCGCGAGTGTCAGAGGGTCCGCGGGTGTCAGAGCCCAGGATGGGTATATAGAGACGCGGAAACGCACCGGACACCACCGGGAGCTCAGCACAGGTGGCGTAACCCAGAGCCGGGTATCTAA
- the LIPT2 gene encoding octanoyl-[acyl-carrier-protein]:protein N-octanoyltransferase LIPT2, mitochondrial, which produces MSRSPVRPVLRVLRLGLLPFPEALAEQRRCARALRPEVGGGRDSLLLCEHRPVYTEGIRGGSGQDEARLRALGADFHRTDRGGLITFHGPGQLLCYPVLDLRRLRRSLRDYVCGLEGTVIRLCRGLGLEAARAADTGVWVRDRKICAIGVHCSRYITHHGLALNCSTDLSWFGHIVPCGIVGKGVTSLSAELGRPVTVDEVVPLFLEAFQDEFGCSLEYDDDHMTAAPT; this is translated from the exons ATGTCGCGCTCCCCGGTCCGCCCCGTGCTCCGGGTGCTGCGGCTCGGGCTGCTCCCGTTCCCGGAGGCTCTGGCGGAGCAGCGGCGCTGTGCCCGGGCTCTGCGGCCGGAGGTCGGGGGAGGCCGGGACTCCCTGCTGCTGTGCGAGCACCGGCCGGTGTACACGGAGGGGATCCGCGGCGGCTCCGGGCAGGACGAGGCGCGGCTGCGGGCCCTGGGCGCGGACTTCCATCGCACGGACCGCGGCGGCCTCATCACCTTCCACGGCCCCGGGCAGCTGCTGTGTTACCCGGTGCTGGACCTCCGCCGCCTGCGCCGCTCCCTGCGGGACTACGTGTGCGGCCTGGAGGGGACGGTCATCCGCCTGTGCCGGGGGCTGGGGCTGGAGGCGGCGCGGGCCGCGGACACCGGAGTCTGGGTGCGGGACAGGAAGATCTGCGCCATCG GCGTGCACTGCTCCCGGTACATCACCCACCACGGCCTCGCCCTGAACTGCAGCACCGACCTCTCGTGGTTCGGCCACATCGTGCCCTGCGGGATTGTGGGTAAAGGCGTCACCTCGCTGAGCGCGGAGCTGGGCCGCCCGGTCACCGTGGACGAGGTCGTGCCGCTCTTCTTGGAGGCCTTCCAGGACGAGTTCGGATGCTCTCTGGAATATGACGATGATCACATGACCGCGGCGCCAACGTAG